The Acetivibrio cellulolyticus CD2 genome has a segment encoding these proteins:
- a CDS encoding vWA domain-containing protein, whose protein sequence is MKKGLTELVFILDKSGSMGGLEIDTIGGYNSMLAKQQTVEGECYITTVLFDNNYELLHDRIDINAVSPITKKEYQVGGSTALLDAIGRTIHKIGNAQKHTADDYRAERVMFVIITDGEENSSREYSAERIKAQIERQKTKYGWEFIFLGANIDAVETAGRFGISADRAQNYHADSEGVELNFRVMSEAVATFRECAVMPVGWNDKIQKDYKERGERK, encoded by the coding sequence ATGAAAAAAGGATTAACTGAATTGGTATTTATATTGGACAAAAGCGGCTCTATGGGTGGCCTGGAAATCGACACTATAGGTGGTTACAACTCAATGCTTGCTAAACAGCAGACAGTTGAGGGTGAATGCTATATCACAACAGTGTTATTTGATAACAATTATGAGCTGCTACATGACCGCATCGACATCAATGCAGTAAGCCCGATTACTAAGAAGGAGTACCAGGTCGGCGGATCAACAGCGCTGCTTGATGCCATCGGCAGGACAATTCACAAAATTGGCAACGCTCAAAAACACACAGCAGATGATTACCGCGCTGAAAGGGTGATGTTCGTCATCATCACAGACGGTGAGGAAAACTCCAGTCGTGAATACTCAGCAGAAAGGATCAAGGCTCAGATCGAACGACAGAAGACAAAGTACGGATGGGAGTTTATTTTCCTCGGGGCAAACATCGATGCTGTTGAAACGGCAGGACGGTTCGGGATCTCCGCAGACCGCGCTCAAAATTATCATGCAGACAGTGAGGGCGTCGAATTAAATTTTCGCGTCATGAGTGAAGCGGTGGCTACATTTCGTGAGTGCGCCGTAATGCCGGTAGGATGGAATGACAAGATTCAAAAGGATTATAAGGAACGTGGGGAACGGAAATAA
- the tnpA gene encoding IS66 family insertion sequence element accessory protein TnpA, whose amino-acid sequence MLYKEWEKLIREFEKSGKTQAQWCREKGLKIKAFNFQYRKYRRDNQNKEEINKTNWMPIQFEPMMTSKLNIRIGKAIIEIENGYDERLLQTIVKSLEAIC is encoded by the coding sequence ATGTTATATAAAGAATGGGAAAAGTTAATTAGAGAATTCGAAAAAAGCGGAAAAACCCAGGCTCAGTGGTGTAGGGAAAAGGGGTTGAAAATCAAAGCATTCAATTTCCAATATAGAAAATATAGAAGAGATAATCAAAACAAGGAAGAAATTAACAAAACAAACTGGATGCCAATTCAGTTTGAACCAATGATGACATCAAAACTCAACATAAGAATAGGTAAAGCTATAATTGAAATTGAGAACGGATATGACGAAAGACTTTTGCAAACTATAGTTAAATCCTTGGAGGCAATATGTTGA
- a CDS encoding type 1 glutamine amidotransferase family protein yields the protein MFTIYVYVLDTLADWELGYVISELNSGRFFKKGEQRVSLKTVSYSQEPINTMGGMTIVPNCLIDDIVVSETSMLLLPGADTWNDPKHLAIIEKASGFLSLGATVCAICGATAALANFGLLDKRPHTSNGPGFLEMFSPGYNGQSFYIDKPSVADNNLITASSTGALLWAKQIIEHLGVFQSNTLESWYEYFSTGEPKHFFALMQTLPSSNEN from the coding sequence ATGTTTACAATCTATGTTTACGTTCTGGATACTTTAGCCGACTGGGAACTGGGGTATGTTATTTCGGAGCTGAATTCTGGACGATTTTTCAAAAAGGGGGAGCAACGTGTATCGCTCAAAACGGTTAGTTATTCTCAAGAGCCAATCAATACAATGGGCGGGATGACAATAGTGCCCAATTGCTTAATTGATGATATTGTTGTTAGTGAAACAAGCATGTTGCTATTACCGGGCGCAGATACATGGAACGACCCAAAGCATCTCGCTATCATCGAAAAAGCAAGCGGATTTCTCTCTTTAGGTGCTACGGTGTGTGCAATCTGTGGGGCTACCGCTGCGCTTGCCAACTTTGGGCTTTTGGATAAGCGTCCGCATACCAGTAATGGACCGGGATTTCTTGAAATGTTTTCTCCTGGTTATAACGGGCAAAGTTTTTACATAGACAAGCCATCTGTAGCGGATAACAACCTTATTACTGCAAGTTCCACCGGAGCTTTGTTGTGGGCAAAACAAATTATTGAGCATTTAGGTGTTTTTCAATCAAACACACTGGAATCTTGGTATGAATATTTTAGTACCGGTGAGCCTAAACATTTCTTTGCTCTCATGCAAACTTTGCCGTCTAGCAATGAAAACTGA
- the tnpB gene encoding IS66 family insertion sequence element accessory protein TnpB (TnpB, as the term is used for proteins encoded by IS66 family insertion elements, is considered an accessory protein, since TnpC, encoded by a neighboring gene, is a DDE family transposase.) — protein MLSISGTEKVYLAIGSTDMRRSIDGLAAIVQQCFSLDPFSSNLFVFCNKNRTMIKILHWDHNGFWLYFRRLEKGTFKWPSDNSKETIQVGTRELYWLLTGLSIEQKQAHRKAASNVVI, from the coding sequence ATGTTGAGCATAAGTGGAACAGAAAAAGTATATCTTGCTATTGGAAGTACTGATATGAGACGCTCTATCGACGGTTTGGCAGCAATAGTTCAGCAATGTTTTTCTCTCGACCCATTTTCATCGAATCTTTTTGTGTTTTGCAATAAAAACAGGACAATGATAAAAATATTACATTGGGATCATAACGGATTTTGGCTATACTTCCGACGACTTGAAAAGGGAACGTTTAAATGGCCTTCAGATAACTCTAAAGAGACAATTCAGGTGGGTACTAGGGAACTCTATTGGTTATTAACTGGACTTTCAATTGAGCAAAAACAAGCACACCGGAAAGCAGCTTCAAACGTGGTGATATAG
- a CDS encoding HRDC domain-containing protein translates to MGLFDRMKEPVFLKGNSNAEVQIEKLKALEPILNAEGQNIIKQDIKSLEYGIAGEKNIEFELKNSHIPMYILHDIYIEDGELSAQIDYLVFTKKICFIIECKNLYGDIEINSSGDFIRTMEFSGRKKKEGIYSPITQNQRHLELMKKIMTDRKNNIFTKYMAGRYFEDFNKSIVVLANPKTVLNAKYAKKEVKEKVIRADQLVKHIKEVYESSKVAADSEDKMLAWAQSYLDLHKAVEKDYTGKYEQYKINIITPRKQDEEVLTPVAERSTITVGEVPVEETDIFKELKAYRLDKSREEKIKPYFIYNDNQLKDLISKMPRNKEELQTVSGFSEVKANKYGDDILKIIKKY, encoded by the coding sequence ATGGGCTTATTTGATAGGATGAAAGAACCTGTTTTTCTTAAGGGAAATAGTAATGCAGAAGTACAAATTGAAAAGCTTAAAGCATTGGAACCCATACTTAATGCGGAAGGGCAAAATATAATAAAACAAGATATAAAAAGCCTTGAATATGGAATTGCAGGAGAAAAGAATATTGAATTTGAGTTGAAAAATAGTCATATTCCTATGTATATCTTGCATGACATCTACATTGAGGATGGAGAGTTGAGTGCCCAGATAGATTATCTTGTATTTACAAAAAAGATTTGCTTTATTATCGAATGTAAAAATCTCTATGGAGATATTGAAATTAATAGTTCTGGTGACTTTATCCGCACTATGGAATTTAGTGGCAGAAAAAAGAAAGAGGGTATTTATTCACCCATCACACAAAATCAAAGACATTTAGAATTAATGAAAAAGATTATGACAGACAGAAAGAATAATATATTTACTAAATATATGGCTGGAAGATACTTTGAAGATTTTAATAAGTCAATAGTGGTTTTGGCTAATCCTAAGACAGTACTTAATGCAAAATATGCAAAGAAAGAAGTAAAAGAGAAAGTTATCCGTGCGGATCAATTAGTTAAACATATAAAAGAAGTGTACGAAAGTTCTAAAGTAGCTGCTGACTCAGAAGATAAAATGTTAGCTTGGGCTCAATCTTATTTGGATTTACATAAGGCTGTTGAGAAAGATTATACTGGAAAATACGAGCAGTATAAAATTAATATAATAACACCACGTAAGCAAGATGAAGAAGTACTAACTCCAGTAGCTGAGAGAAGCACTATAACAGTAGGCGAAGTTCCAGTAGAGGAAACGGATATTTTTAAAGAATTAAAGGCATATCGATTAGATAAGAGTCGTGAAGAAAAAATAAAACCTTACTTCATTTATAATGATAATCAATTGAAAGATTTAATTTCAAAAATGCCTAGAAATAAAGAAGAACTGCAGACAGTTTCAGGGTTTAGTGAGGTAAAGGCGAATAAGTATGGCGATGATATTTTAAAAATTATAAAAAAATATTGA
- a CDS encoding helix-turn-helix transcriptional regulator has translation MKVERLVSIIMILLDKKRIGAQELADMFEVSPRTIYRDIDTINMAGIPVCSTSGVGGGFEIMQKYKIDRKVFSTADLSAILMGLSSLSNMIRGDELVNALAKVKSFIPADRAKDIELKANQIYIDLSPWMGNRNIQPYLEIIKTALQESKLLSFEYADRYGNKTVRTAEPYQLVLKSSHWYWQGYCHKRNDFRLFKLSRTSNLQIQEEFFTPRDYQKPQLDFTDILATMQTKIKIRIHKSVMDRVLDYCTYEHFSPDGDEHYIVSFPFIENEYYYNILFSFGDKCECLEPLHIRTEMKRRIHDIATIYES, from the coding sequence ATGAAAGTTGAGAGGCTTGTTAGCATTATTATGATACTCCTTGATAAAAAGCGTATAGGTGCACAGGAGTTAGCAGATATGTTTGAAGTTTCACCCCGCACAATCTACCGCGACATAGACACTATCAACATGGCGGGTATTCCTGTTTGCTCAACATCGGGAGTGGGCGGCGGATTTGAAATCATGCAAAAATACAAGATTGATAGAAAGGTTTTTTCCACTGCGGACCTTTCCGCTATCTTGATGGGGCTTTCCAGTCTTTCCAACATGATACGAGGTGACGAACTGGTAAACGCCCTTGCGAAAGTCAAGAGTTTTATCCCCGCCGACAGAGCGAAAGACATTGAATTAAAAGCAAATCAAATATATATAGATTTAAGTCCGTGGATGGGCAACAGGAACATACAACCATATCTAGAGATTATCAAAACAGCTTTACAGGAAAGCAAGCTACTTTCGTTTGAATATGCAGACCGCTACGGAAATAAAACCGTACGAACAGCCGAGCCGTATCAGCTTGTATTGAAAAGTAGTCATTGGTATTGGCAAGGGTATTGCCATAAAAGAAATGATTTTCGCTTATTCAAACTATCCCGCACATCAAACCTGCAAATACAAGAGGAATTTTTTACCCCACGAGATTATCAAAAACCGCAGTTAGATTTTACTGATATTTTGGCAACTATGCAAACAAAAATCAAAATTCGTATTCATAAATCTGTCATGGACAGGGTACTTGATTATTGCACTTATGAACACTTTTCGCCAGACGGTGATGAGCATTACATTGTTAGTTTTCCTTTCATAGAGAACGAATACTACTACAATATTCTTTTCAGTTTTGGTGATAAATGCGAGTGTTTAGAGCCGTTACATATCCGCACAGAAATGAAGCGTAGAATACATGATATAGCTACCATATACGAAAGTTAA
- a CDS encoding DUF4268 domain-containing protein, translating to MICLNPADLIIRFYNRRSSNCRRVVFYAYIESILGFPLEWYTSREKSVAKRILYSVEADIHNPELYQKHFEWLVQHFDKLSNVLAAVE from the coding sequence ATGATTTGCCTGAATCCTGCAGACTTAATAATAAGATTTTACAACAGAAGGAGTAGTAATTGTAGACGGGTTGTATTTTACGCTTACATAGAAAGTATATTAGGCTTTCCTCTTGAATGGTATACCAGCCGTGAAAAAAGTGTAGCAAAAAGAATATTATATTCAGTTGAAGCAGATATTCATAACCCAGAATTGTATCAGAAACATTTTGAGTGGCTTGTCCAACATTTTGACAAGTTGAGTAATGTACTTGCTGCAGTAGAGTAA
- a CDS encoding DUF4268 domain-containing protein, producing the protein MNDLQSLSQIYQNKLFRIPDYQRGYAWKQEQLVDFWDDIVNLLSERYHYTGLLSLKAVPRSESKEWNNDKWLLDSGYKAYHVVDGQQRLTTFSILINEIVGFVKNLECNAEKSEEDIVLCYQTLKAIRSKYISQKRPPQNLITTYLFGYETDNPSADYLTYKVFCEPFSGSVDETYYTQNLKKAKDFFADRLKELHLSEGIEGIESVFRKLTLQLMFNIHEIEDDYDVFVAFETMNNRGKKLTNLELLKNRLIYLTTLYDKNELDVMDKDELRKKINDSWKEVCYQLGRNQSAPLYDDEFLRAHWIMYFQYSRQKGDDYIKFLLNKFSAKNIYEKQVVISAEEDTQTDDCQMEDDDVPQPLEEDAVTTVCKLKPSEIADYVNSLKDVAKYWFYTYFPELSDLSAAEKTWLDRLNRIGIGYFRPLVTASLTMNAVVTTEERIVLFSAIERFIFLSFRMASFQSSYKSSDFYRKTREVYLGELPISKVTKDLIETATADMDFAIKNFMTRIDKRFSNGDGFYGWHDLRYLLFEYEYEKALKTGIEKLGWKPFTKAEKDKVTIEHILPQTPTKWYWKNQFRMFTQEEIKILSGSLGNLLPLSQSVNSSLQNDSFDDKKSSKTNGRRGYEDGSHSEIEVSHESDWDATCILVRGIKILKFIETRWNIRFSDETQMIELLHLSFLNTERKEVPELDVADFDEPDEPAEPTTRELGERHHLRMDFWKHFAQYCRDNGRGEDIGRRKPSYDDWYDITVANNNYHLFFQLVRKKILRIGIYVDNPEYFSKLESKKDRIER; encoded by the coding sequence ATGAACGACTTACAATCTCTTTCACAGATATACCAGAATAAATTATTTCGAATTCCTGACTATCAGAGAGGTTATGCCTGGAAGCAGGAACAACTTGTGGACTTTTGGGATGATATAGTGAACTTGCTATCTGAAAGGTATCATTACACTGGGCTGTTATCACTTAAAGCTGTTCCAAGGTCTGAATCAAAGGAATGGAATAATGACAAATGGCTATTGGATTCAGGCTATAAGGCTTACCATGTAGTTGACGGTCAGCAACGCCTGACGACTTTTTCAATCCTTATAAATGAAATAGTAGGTTTTGTTAAAAATCTTGAATGTAATGCGGAAAAAAGCGAAGAGGATATTGTTCTTTGTTATCAGACTTTAAAAGCCATACGTTCAAAGTATATTTCACAGAAACGCCCTCCACAGAACTTGATAACAACTTATCTCTTTGGTTATGAGACAGATAATCCAAGTGCTGATTATCTTACATATAAAGTTTTTTGCGAGCCATTCAGTGGTTCGGTTGATGAAACCTATTATACACAAAACCTCAAGAAGGCAAAGGATTTTTTTGCCGATCGTCTAAAGGAGCTTCACTTATCAGAGGGAATTGAGGGGATTGAAAGTGTGTTCCGTAAACTTACCCTGCAGTTGATGTTTAATATCCACGAGATTGAAGATGACTATGATGTTTTCGTGGCATTTGAGACAATGAACAATCGTGGTAAAAAGCTTACAAACCTCGAACTTTTAAAGAATCGTCTAATCTATCTGACAACCCTTTATGATAAGAATGAATTGGATGTAATGGATAAGGATGAATTGAGAAAGAAAATAAATGATTCATGGAAAGAAGTATGTTACCAACTTGGTCGCAACCAGAGTGCACCTTTATACGATGATGAGTTTTTGAGAGCACACTGGATCATGTATTTTCAGTATTCTCGGCAAAAGGGCGATGATTACATTAAATTTCTACTGAATAAATTTTCTGCAAAGAATATTTATGAAAAGCAGGTTGTAATCAGTGCTGAAGAAGATACACAAACTGATGATTGTCAAATGGAAGATGATGATGTGCCGCAGCCATTAGAGGAAGATGCTGTTACGACCGTATGCAAATTGAAGCCCTCTGAAATTGCGGATTATGTTAATAGCTTAAAAGACGTAGCAAAATACTGGTTTTATACATACTTCCCGGAATTAAGCGATTTATCAGCCGCTGAAAAAACATGGCTCGACAGGCTTAACCGAATCGGAATTGGCTATTTCAGACCGCTTGTTACTGCATCTTTGACAATGAATGCTGTTGTGACCACGGAAGAGCGTATAGTATTGTTCAGTGCAATTGAACGCTTTATCTTCTTGTCTTTCAGGATGGCATCATTCCAATCAAGCTATAAGAGCAGCGATTTTTATAGAAAAACTCGGGAGGTTTATCTAGGTGAGTTGCCAATTTCCAAGGTAACAAAGGACTTGATTGAAACAGCTACTGCAGATATGGATTTTGCAATTAAAAACTTCATGACACGAATTGATAAGCGTTTTTCAAACGGCGATGGGTTCTATGGTTGGCATGACCTCCGATACCTGCTTTTTGAGTATGAATACGAGAAGGCTTTAAAAACCGGCATTGAAAAGCTGGGGTGGAAACCGTTTACAAAGGCAGAAAAAGATAAGGTAACAATAGAACACATTCTTCCGCAGACTCCAACAAAATGGTACTGGAAAAACCAGTTTAGGATGTTTACGCAAGAAGAAATAAAGATTCTTTCCGGCTCCTTGGGCAATTTGCTTCCTTTATCTCAGAGTGTGAACTCCAGTCTACAAAATGACAGTTTTGATGACAAGAAATCTTCGAAAACAAATGGCCGACGTGGTTATGAGGATGGATCGCATTCGGAAATAGAAGTATCACATGAAAGCGACTGGGATGCCACATGTATTCTTGTACGTGGAATAAAAATATTAAAGTTTATTGAAACCAGATGGAATATTCGTTTCTCAGATGAGACACAGATGATTGAATTGCTTCATTTGTCTTTTTTAAATACAGAACGTAAAGAAGTGCCTGAACTTGACGTGGCGGATTTTGATGAGCCTGATGAACCCGCAGAACCAACAACCAGGGAACTTGGTGAAAGACATCATTTGAGGATGGACTTCTGGAAGCATTTTGCCCAGTATTGCCGTGATAATGGACGTGGAGAAGATATAGGAAGAAGAAAACCTTCATATGATGACTGGTATGATATTACAGTTGCAAATAATAATTATCACTTGTTTTTTCAGCTAGTAAGGAAGAAGATACTACGGATTGGAATTTATGTAGATAATCCGGAGTATTTTTCAAAACTTGAATCAAAAAAAGACCGGATAGAAAGGTAA
- the tnpC gene encoding IS66 family transposase has protein sequence WLVLASTRWLSIIFERMHQLLLQRDIIHADETGLQVLHEPGRAANSESYMWLYRTGRDGPAIVLFEYQTTRARKHPQKFLEGFKGYLCTDGYQSYEGLQDIINVACLAHFRRKWDEALKSLPKEVKDKPCVAKEGLQFCNRLYSIEHELEDASPDERYEGRLKKSKPILDEFYKWLKQQRPRITPKSATGKAVNYCLNQWDKLNNYLLDGRLYCDNNISERSIKGFVISRKNFLFCNTPSGATSSAMIYSIIETSRANNLKPFEYLTYLLETLPNVDVKDQSVLDSLMPWSDDLPESCRLNNKILQQKE, from the coding sequence TTGGCTGGTTTTAGCTTCAACCAGATGGCTGTCGATAATATTTGAACGAATGCACCAGCTTCTATTGCAGCGAGACATAATACATGCTGATGAAACTGGATTGCAAGTTTTGCATGAACCCGGAAGAGCTGCAAATTCAGAGTCATATATGTGGCTTTACCGAACAGGCAGGGATGGTCCTGCAATAGTACTATTTGAATATCAAACAACACGTGCCCGAAAGCACCCTCAAAAATTTTTGGAGGGTTTTAAAGGTTACCTTTGTACTGACGGTTACCAGTCTTATGAAGGGCTACAGGATATAATTAATGTAGCATGTCTTGCTCATTTTCGGAGAAAGTGGGACGAGGCTTTAAAGTCATTGCCAAAAGAGGTTAAAGATAAACCGTGTGTTGCAAAAGAAGGACTTCAATTTTGCAACAGACTTTATAGTATTGAGCATGAGCTTGAAGATGCGAGCCCAGACGAAAGATATGAAGGCAGACTCAAAAAAAGCAAGCCTATATTGGATGAGTTTTACAAATGGCTCAAGCAGCAAAGACCTCGAATTACACCTAAGAGTGCCACTGGTAAAGCTGTTAATTATTGTTTGAACCAATGGGATAAGCTTAATAATTACTTACTTGATGGTAGACTTTATTGCGATAATAACATTTCGGAACGGAGTATAAAAGGATTTGTTATATCACGTAAAAACTTCCTGTTTTGCAATACTCCAAGCGGAGCTACCTCAAGTGCAATGATTTACAGTATTATTGAAACTTCCAGAGCAAATAATCTTAAGCCTTTTGAATATCTGACTTATTTGCTGGAAACGCTTCCAAATGTAGATGTCAAAGATCAGAGTGTGCTGGATTCCTTAATGCCTTGGTCGGATGATTTGCCTGAATCCTGCAGACTTAATAATAAGATTTTACAACAGAAGGAGTAG
- a CDS encoding stalk domain-containing protein has protein sequence MKKRLISLVLFVVLIFSLSPILAESQISVIVNSKQVQFDVPPVIENGRTLVPLRAIFEALGAVVSWEPSTRTVTGVKGTKTIILTIDRTDATVNGIQKALDVPATIRNNRTLVPLRFISESLGSIVSWDGTSRTATINDAGLKVSFIDVGQADSILVETPNGKSLLIDAGNNEDGDFVVSYIKSKGLNKIDVIVGTHYHEDHIGGLDTVINNFDIGKIYMPNATTQVFEDVLIAAKNKNLKINTAKAGVNIDLDSDLEVSILAPVGNTYEDLNNYSAVIKLTYKNNSFLFEGDAGNISESEMLSSGSNLKADVLKVGHHGSNDSTTEPFLKAVSPKYAVISVGKDNDYWYPTKQTLDKLAATSVQVYRTDELGTIVAFSDGNTIAFDKTTSATTTSSKSTIVPTTTSIPTDLNQEANVVISDLDCYGETITITNNSASSIDLSGWQVISVKGNQTYYFPNGFTLKGKSSVMITSGPKAYSSGDSVLMWADSNIWNNDGDPAQLFNNLGKLVSSK, from the coding sequence TTGAAGAAAAGACTTATATCTTTGGTTTTATTTGTAGTTTTAATTTTCAGCCTTAGTCCAATTCTCGCCGAAAGTCAGATTTCAGTGATAGTTAATAGTAAACAGGTTCAATTCGATGTTCCTCCAGTTATAGAAAACGGAAGAACTTTGGTTCCTTTAAGGGCTATCTTCGAAGCTCTTGGCGCTGTAGTTTCGTGGGAACCCAGCACAAGAACAGTTACAGGTGTAAAAGGGACAAAAACAATTATTCTAACTATTGATAGAACAGATGCTACAGTTAATGGGATTCAAAAGGCTTTAGATGTACCAGCAACAATAAGAAATAATAGAACGCTGGTACCTTTACGGTTTATTTCTGAAAGTTTAGGTTCTATAGTTTCTTGGGACGGAACTTCAAGAACTGCAACTATTAATGACGCTGGACTAAAGGTTTCATTTATTGATGTAGGACAAGCCGACAGTATCCTAGTCGAAACACCAAATGGAAAATCACTACTTATTGATGCCGGTAACAATGAAGATGGTGATTTTGTTGTTTCATACATAAAGAGCAAAGGACTAAATAAGATCGATGTAATTGTAGGAACACACTATCATGAGGATCATATTGGTGGCTTAGACACAGTTATCAATAATTTTGATATAGGTAAGATTTATATGCCAAATGCAACAACACAGGTATTTGAGGATGTTCTTATAGCAGCAAAAAATAAAAACTTAAAAATTAATACTGCAAAAGCTGGAGTTAATATAGATTTAGATTCGGATTTAGAAGTAAGTATTCTTGCACCTGTAGGAAATACTTACGAGGATTTGAATAATTATTCTGCAGTTATCAAGCTAACCTATAAAAATAACTCGTTCCTTTTCGAAGGTGATGCTGGGAATATTTCTGAATCAGAAATGTTATCATCAGGATCTAACCTTAAAGCCGATGTACTAAAGGTCGGTCACCATGGAAGCAATGATTCAACAACAGAGCCTTTCCTAAAAGCAGTATCACCGAAATATGCTGTAATAAGTGTAGGAAAAGACAATGATTATTGGTACCCAACAAAACAAACTCTTGATAAACTTGCTGCTACTAGCGTCCAAGTATATAGAACAGACGAACTCGGGACCATTGTAGCATTCAGTGATGGAAACACTATTGCATTTGATAAAACAACTTCAGCAACTACGACATCATCTAAATCAACAATAGTACCTACAACAACTTCTATTCCAACAGACTTAAACCAAGAAGCAAATGTTGTAATTAGTGATTTGGATTGTTATGGAGAGACAATAACAATAACAAATAATAGTGCTTCAAGTATTGACCTGTCAGGGTGGCAGGTTATATCAGTCAAAGGAAACCAGACTTACTATTTCCCAAATGGATTTACACTTAAAGGTAAATCATCTGTAATGATTACCTCTGGGCCAAAAGCATATAGCAGTGGAGATAGTGTGTTAATGTGGGCAGATTCGAATATTTGGAATAATGACGGAGATCCAGCCCAACTTTTTAACAACCTTGGAAAGTTGGTTTCATCAAAATAG
- a CDS encoding macro domain-containing protein, translating to MPFTIVREDITKMKVDAIVNAANTELQMGGGVCGAIFKAAGASELQTACKNLAPIQTGDAVITLGFGLPAKFVVHTAGPVYRGGKNGEEEQLRLCYINSMKRVVEKKCESIAFPLISSGIYGYPKDEALRIATGAIQDFLIDHELEVYLAVFDKAAFTVSEKLIGEVVSYIDEHYVAEHKLARHKVLDVEIEALEEADLISYNAPSPMRAPIVSKGIDELVGSLDEPFSETLLRLIDAKGKTDVEVYKRANLDRKLFSKIRTGKGYTPSKRTAVALAVALELSLDETDDLLERAGYALSHSQKFDVIVEYFIVSRKYDIFEINEVLFKYDQPLLGG from the coding sequence ATGCCCTTTACCATAGTCCGAGAGGACATAACGAAAATGAAGGTTGACGCGATTGTCAATGCCGCAAACACAGAGTTACAGATGGGTGGAGGAGTTTGTGGGGCTATATTCAAGGCGGCGGGTGCATCCGAACTGCAAACTGCCTGCAAAAATCTTGCGCCGATTCAAACTGGCGACGCGGTCATTACACTAGGATTTGGGTTACCCGCTAAGTTTGTCGTTCATACAGCAGGACCAGTTTACCGTGGTGGCAAGAATGGTGAGGAAGAGCAACTTCGCCTTTGCTATATAAACAGTATGAAACGAGTGGTAGAAAAAAAGTGCGAAAGCATAGCATTTCCTCTGATTTCAAGTGGTATATATGGCTACCCGAAAGACGAGGCTTTGCGCATTGCCACGGGAGCTATACAAGACTTCCTTATAGATCACGAATTAGAAGTGTATCTGGCTGTATTTGATAAGGCAGCGTTCACGGTTAGCGAGAAGCTTATCGGTGAAGTCGTGAGCTATATTGATGAGCATTATGTCGCAGAACACAAATTAGCGCGGCATAAGGTACTTGATGTCGAGATCGAAGCCCTTGAGGAAGCCGACCTTATCAGCTATAACGCGCCGTCACCTATGCGAGCCCCGATTGTTAGCAAAGGTATTGACGAGCTGGTAGGCAGCCTAGACGAACCGTTCTCGGAGACACTCCTGCGGTTGATTGATGCCAAGGGCAAGACGGACGTGGAAGTATATAAACGTGCCAACCTTGACCGAAAGCTATTTTCCAAAATTAGAACAGGAAAAGGCTATACACCTAGCAAGCGCACTGCCGTTGCCCTTGCAGTGGCATTGGAGCTGTCACTTGATGAAACGGATGACCTTTTGGAGCGGGCAGGCTATGCTTTGTCCCACAGCCAGAAGTTCGACGTTATTGTCGAATACTTTATCGTTAGCAGGAAGTACGACATTTTTGAGATTAACGAGGTGCTGTTCAAATATGACCAGCCGTTATTGGGAGGGTAA